aatatctttaataaaaccCTAAAGCAAGGGGAAATCTCGACATGctgaaaaaattgaactttgttAGTATTTTGAAACCAAATAAGGATCCAATGGACCCTGAAAATTATAGATCAATTGTGTTGTCATCATGTGGTGCctaagttttcaaaattatgCTCAAGAATTGGCTAGATTGGCAACTAGAACATGATCTGACATTTCAAATAGATAGACTGGTTTTCGTAAGGGAAAGGGCATATATGACAATATTGCATTTATCAAATCATATAATCGGTTATCGCAGTGTTTTCAGATATAAAAGCTGCATATTATAATGTGAACATCTATAACATGTATAATAAGCTCCAAAACATGAAAGTGCCTGCTCATTAATGAATCAGCTGTGTAATGTAATTTATAGACTCTTTACAGACCTACTATACTGTATTGTAGGAGTAATAATTGATCATTCTTGGGTCTTGTGCTGACAACTACGGGCTTACCATAAGGCTCTCCTTTAAATACCAACTTTTCAATACTTATATAAGAAACATTTTTGACTTAAACCTGGGTGAACAACTTGTAATAGGATATGAACATTTGACAGCAATGAATAAGGGTAAAAATTTAGTTATCAtaggtaataaatataatattatccTCGAACGCATAGATTTATATCTTCGTGAACACAacctctttataaattaataagggTGAAGCAACGTGGTTGACCAAAGGAAGAAAAAGTGCCACCTGccatacaaattaataattcagtTATTTCCTTGTTCAACAAAATGCTAAATATTTGGGAATAGTATTACAAGAAAACCTAAAGTGGTCATCTCATCTttagacattaaaattaaacctaaaaagTTTTACTGAACGTCCTAGGAGCATTGTATATGGTATGGTGGGGTGCAGATCCAAACACCCTGTTGGCTGCCCTTTTTGCTTTGGTAGAATCACTTAATGGATTGGACGTGATGTTTTACGAGGGCTTACGCATATGCACGGGATCATATTTACAAATTGAATTCTGATTATGGTGATTACAAAATGGTTCTATTATtcaaatcataaataatattcgatcGAAAATAATTCATAGATCTACATTTTTGACTAATAATAAAACTCCATATTTAATGACTGCTTTTCAAAGCTACAGGTCATTTCACTGTAGATAAATGGATCATAACTCTACTCTCTATAGAGTAGAGTTATACAAGGCTTATACACTGATAATTATACTAGTTCATATAATTAAACAGAAAAGGCTGTAGTAGTAAAGGAATCAATCAATGTATCTTGCACATTTATATGTCCAAATTTCCATGTTAtgaaatcgatttaaatattctaaGTGGAActctaaatattataaaatgtaacttaaaaaattgagaTATTATGACTGGAAAGAAATTCGTGGATGGATGGACAACTTAAGAACCcgttatacatttatttattctgaCCCTTCAAAAAAGGGCAACAGAGTAAGATTTAGCGTATCTATCCCATCTTTAAACTATAGATTCTTGTCTCAATTATCTTAGTATTTATAAGGTCGAAATAATTGCTATTCATGATGCCGTAAAAACCGCTATCAATCAACAATTCAAGAGAGCGATAATATTTTCAGATTCAAGAGCAGCAATTAGAAATCTcagttgttctttttttatagcCAATTTTGAATACTGGCTTCTTACAACTAAAATAGTAATTGTCATGACTAACAACAATGGTTGATATTCGACTCTCTTGCATTCGAATGAGGCAGAGACCTTGGACGAAATGTAAACACATTTAAACATTCATAGAAGAATGTTCTATGATATTCAggatatatttaacattttaaagcaggaagtaataaatatatttagggACAAGTGGAAGATTTCACTGTAATCATAGATTTGTTAGGGTACAACCCACATTCACTAACAAAAAATGGTTTGCTAACTTGAACTATAAAGATGCATGGAAGACATATCACAACAATTATTAGAATGCGTACAGGACATTACTTGACCAACTCTCACCTTTATCAAATTAACATGAAAGATCTAGCCCTTTGCGTGATTGTTGTTTATTTGGTGACTTGGATCACATTTTCTTTGCATAATTAATCGAAACactaattttgatttatataggACCTTTgtatcaaaaagaaaaatatcattattttctatGACTGACATTCTCCCTACTCGGAATCTTGATACAAAAGATATAAGCATGCGATTTGTACAcattaaccaaaataaaatctaaagctcAACCTCCCAACAACCTTGAATTGTCCTCTAGTCCTGCCGTAGTTGCCTGTTTTAGTGCATTGGTGTGGTCATATATTCTCTTTGTCATAGTACTAATATTCCTCCTGTATTACAGCCATgaacagaaaacaaaatacGCCTAGAGcttgaatataaaaaagttacagtACAGCAAAGTGTCCTGGGACTCATACATAGTCCAGAGCCAGATAAAGTAGGATCGCACTCAAATAGGGCTATCAATTTCCTTGTAGCAGAGATAACAAGACAAGACAAGCTTAAACACTGATAGTTATACTAGTTCATGCTATGGAAATTCTCAAATCAGGAAATGTTTTAAAAGCTCATATAGCAGAAAAGGCTGCTGTAATATATTGTAGTTCTAAAGgaattattaaagaatattcttttaaaacagTGGTCGATACAGCAcatcaaataaaacaatttattttaaaagcatcaCAAACACCTAATCCAGACAATCGGGAATGTAAATATGGTTGTTTTGGTTTACTAATGAACAAAAGTCCTTTGGTGCCATCCTTATTAATTTGGTAAGAACCAGTTTTTCCACTTTTATTCGGCATAACGTGTTAGCATAGGAagcattttatttgttgtttcttaatttgtttttaatgtaaatttttgggCAATTTTAGTTTTCAGGACCTTAACAGCTGTTTCGCTTTTCTAACTCCAAACACATTGAAAGATACTGTAAAACTACTTAATTTTCAATGGATAATTTCCACCGAGAGCAGTTCTCTACTTAACAATCACTTTTCTAATGAGGGAACTTTAGATATTCTGCCCGATGAATCACTAATTTTGTGGAGAAATCTTAGCAAAtgtcaaaatgaattttttaaagatatattctGTGTACAGTATACATCTGGAACAACAGGGGAGAGTAAAACTGTCAGGATTCCAGTAAAATGTATTGAGAGTAATGTTGTAAGTTTAAAGTAAGAATATCCATGACCTTTTTAGCTCATATTTTTACTCAACTATTATTTTAGcaagcattttaaaattacttctaaTGATAGAATTTATTGGGGTACTCCTGTGACCTTTGACCCTACTTTAGTTGAACTAATATTAGGGCTTTCATGTGGGGCTACTTTAGTAATGGTATCCACATTAACTCAACTCAATTCTACTTTGCTCTATCAAGCTCTTTTTAAAGTCTCATCAGTAACATTTCTCCAGATGGTACCATCTATATTTCTCAGGTAAGCATCATGTTTGTTCATACTAAAGAGTATCATTAAGGTAATTTCTTCTTAGATGGAACAAAAAGCAAATCTCTCAAATATTGTTACAGTCATCTCTTAAAGTATTAGCTCTTGGGGGTGAGCGTTTTCCTCAAGAAATATTGGGTTTTGAAAGACACAGTGACTTAAGATTGTATAATTTATATGGTGTAACAGAACTTTCTTGTTGGGCTACAATAGAAGATTTGTCTGCTTATGATTTTGCATCTGAGGTGCCTTTGGGGGAATGCTTAGATGaagtatttataaatatagaaCATGTAGATGGAAATGCAGGAGAAATATGGATTGGtgagaaaattatttacatgCGTCTTAAAGTTTGGGCAATCAAACCTTTCTAGGAAGTAATACTCGGTATTGCCTCCTAAGTAACGAAGATGCTACCAAAACATTTCCTTTTAAAGTCCAAACAGGTGATTTAggtgaaataaaaaatgggaaagTTTACTTTAGGGGTAGGAAAACTCGCTTAGTAAAACGTTTAGggcataaaattttattacctaAATTGGAAGAGcagattttttcagaaactggTCTTCACAGTAGATTAGTTTATTCTTATAAGCGTAAGAAGCTGCTTGTTTTTGTGATCCTAGAGGAGCAATttgacaaatataaaaaatcaagagTTTTAGATAAAATGAGAGTCAAGTTGCTACAGTTTCTACCTGAGCATGCTTGTCCGGATTATTTCGATGTTTTAACCCATTTTCCAGTAAATAAACATGGAAAGATTTGTGATAAGTTGCTAGAAAGAATATATGATAAGGCTATAGTAGAGAATATTGAAGGCAATTGCCCTCCCGATAAGATTTTTGAGGATTGTCTTGGTATTTATTTGAGGACCGATTTATCCAATAAAGATTTTCAGGAATATTCTTTTTTTGAACTAGGAGGGAATTCTATACTAGCAATACAGTTACTTAATGCTTTTGAGATTAGAATTGGTAAGGAGATTCCTAAGGAATTATTTAATCTTCTTATTAATGATAGAATTGGGTCTTGTTTGAGTTATGTAAGTCATCATTTGggctttaaaagaaaaatgtatcaGGAAAAGAGCGAGGACGTGAATatgaaaaagatatttaaatgcgAGGAACATGCGAGTCAGTTAGATTGTATTAGGTGGAAGTACAATTTAAAAGGATGTGTTGATTCATCACCTTTAGCCTTTCAGTATAGGTAATCTGATTTAATGACGCATTTTTACTcgtttagtaattttaattatttgcagTGAAAAAATTTATGTCGCTTGTGGAAGTTTTGCCCAAGTGTTTGCCATAATATCAGAAACTGAACAGAATTATGCCACCTTTAGTTTACTACAAGAAATCGAAGCAAAACCTTCTATTTCGGATGATGGAAGCATGATTTATATTGGCTGTAATAACGGTTTTTTGTATGCCATTGACatgaaaaataaacaagttaCTTGGGAATATCAGACATCACAACCAGTTAAATGTAGTGCACTTCTCAGTGAGGGTAATTTAGTATTTGGATCATATAGTGGGGATTTATATTCATTACAGCAAAAGGTACTGCtaaagtcatttaaaaactaaattgatgTTTGAGCTACAGATTTTTTAGAATGGAGCAGTAAACTGGCAGATAAACCTTTCTGGAAGTATTAAAGCAGATCCTATACAAGATTGCCTCAAACAGGTATATGTGGGTACTACAAGAGGTGTTTGCTATTGTATAAAAATTGAAGATGGTAATATTTTATGGACAAACACCATTGAAGGACCTATATTTGGAACGCCATGTATTGTTAATGATAATTCAATATGGCCTTGTGTGACTGGTGAGTTTAAGGAGAAATTAGAAGAGAACTTAAATACAGTTGTCACTGATTTCAGGTAAAGTTTATTGTATCTTGTCATCAGGAATTATATCTTGGACAGTTCAGGCAGAAGGGcacattttttcttctctaATACCGCATTATGatcaagtattttttaattgccttgactcttatttgtataaaatagaAACCAACCAAAGAGGCCTTTCGAagcattttcaattaaaatctGAAACTACTTCTTCGCcgtttttgtataattttaaaggGAAATTGTTTATAGTGTGTGTAAGTAACTCTGGAATTTTGACTGTTATTGAAGGGTTATcgaaaaagtgtatttttaacCTACAATTACCGTCACAAAGCTTTTCAACGCCATATGTTAAAAACGAGAATGTTTATGTTGGCTGTAGGGataataatttgtattgtataaatattgaaaattgtttaaaaaattgactataAAGAATTAGGGTAATTTTTATACCTATAGTATTGATAGATTTCAAAGAAATTCAGTGGTAATTTgactatttatttcaaatttacaGGATATCAGGTTTGTAAACTAAGATCTATTAGCtaagattagaaaaaaatggaaacaaaTTAGAATTTTGTCAATAAGTTTGTAAATTCGTTCAATATAGATATACCTAGATCTTACGGGACTATATCcttgttttagtttttggtcGTTGCAAAGTAATCGATGAGTAAcataataaagtaatataaaatttaaaaaaataaaatcaataattttttcaattgcaGGAGTAGCAGGTGTATTTTGCATGTTCTAGGCGAATATAATTTTCACACTTTATACAGGTATATTTAGTCATAAGATTTTTTTCCGACCGCAAATATAACACCTTTTCCGGGTACCAGAAGCCTCTATTCTGGACTTCTTACTCGTCCCTTCCATTTCATCCGGTTCCGCCTCGGTAGCAATTTTACAAGTTCTTTTCTTTAGATCTGGTAAACTTGCAATTTGTGATCTGTTTTTTATATGATCTTTTGTCAGTTCTAAAGctagtgtttttataaaatgtcttCTGTTAGCTATTATAGGATTTCGATTACCTTTGTAAATTACATATATGCATTTATGGCTCCTACATTTAGCATTGAATAAAAAACTGTCATCGGCCAGCGGTTAGTGTTTCTAGACACCGAATAAGTGGCACAAAGTTTATCTACAACGTCAATGCCAGATTTTGTCTCATTGTAGAAAGTTACGATATcaggttttttcttttcaccAGTTGTAACATCAATGGCTGAATCATGGTGCATGCTAGAGAATAAAACAacacttttttccttttttttgggaTATAAGAAACAAAAGTTATATTCTCTTGAAAAGCAAATGTTGATGAGTAAACGTCTCGATTGTTCACTAATACTAAGGTGCCATTCAGTGGGGCACATAGTCTTTTTACCACAGATATAGCACTATTGTCAAGTTTGTAAGGTCCTTCAGGTTGCACCCGACATATATTTCCAAATTGGCAgtataaaacattttagaatCAATAAGGGCTAATATCTTTATACCATATTTCGATGGCTTGCTCGGAATGTATTGTCGAAATAAAGATTTGCCCCTGAACGGTGGCAACATTTCGTCGACTTTGACATACTCACcaacagaataattttgttggcacttttcaacaaatattttaaaaaggtcTCTTATAGGAGCAAGCTTGCCACAGATTTTCCGTTCATTCCGCGTTTCTTTGTCATCAAGCCGCACATTTTGCATGATGAAATGAAATCTATTTCGAGACATTATTATTCGGAAAAGCTCGATGCCCGAATTATCAATAGCCCAAAGGTCTGCTGTGTTTAGTCGACTATTCCTATGGAATCCTGCCATATACAACAAACCAATGAATGCTTTAATTTCAGACAAGTTGGTAATCTTGCAGTCTCTCTCTCTGCTATATGAATCCTTCTTACTAGAAATATACTTATTACTATTACTGATAATTAGGTTTAACATATCGTCGTCAAAAAAAGCACTCCAACAAGCTAAAACAGATCTTGCATTTCTAGCTGCACCTTTGACCCCAGGCGAATGGCTGACAATATTATGTGAACGAGTTCTTACGTTCTGAACAGGCATCTGTAGTTTCCATCTTGTTATTTTATCTTTTCCCAATATCGTATTTACCACTGGTTCTTCCACCTCTTCGTCATCTTCACTAGATATTTCTTGTTCTGTATCTGAGCTTTCCAACTGGTTTTCTACGGCGTCTTCTTCGCCTTCACTACTATCCTCAGCATCCGACAATACATTGCTGTCGTTCTCAGCTAATTCCCGCAGAATTTCTGCATCTTTTTCAACAAGTGGATCAAAAAATCTCTTcgactataaaaaaattatatcaaacaCTACAAAACAATACAAATATGTAGTTATAACTTACCATTTTGCGAAAAAATCGATGAACAATATTTCAACAAAAGTACTCGCGCGATCCAGATGTAAAAATTCGCTAATAACTTTACTGCGTTTCAACATAGACTATTCTCATGCAAGCCGGCAAATAATCGTAATGCATGTGGAAGGTACATGACCTGCGACAGcgctataatattatattatattatatcagTCCAAACTTAGAATTTCGGCTAACTAACAATATGAATGGCGTCTACTAGACGCCGCGGGAGTAGCGAAGGGTTAATGTTAACCATACTGTCCGccttcaaaaactacaattttttcaacaaacaCACACAAGAAAGTTTTTTAATCAGGTATTGGTAAAGTACAGATATTTTTAACGGATCTGCGGATTATACCATTGTTACTTTTTATGTCCACCACACGCACTATTTGATCCATACCAGGATACATCTTCAATATTCGTCTTAATTTCCAGTCAAGCGTAGcgacgttttaattttttactaagaCTAAAGCACCAACGTTTATCCTATTTTTAAAGTCTTCTTTCCACTTAAATCGTGTCTGCAACTCACCAATATATTCTTGCTGCCATCGTCTCCAAAAGTGCTGCACAACCCCTTGAACTTTCTGATAAATGTCAAGGCGATTAGTCTGTATAGTTGTTAAGTCATATTCGGGTAAAGCTGCCAAACTTCTTCCAATTAAAAAGTGTGCAGGTGTAAGTGCCGTTAAGTCCTCAGGATCGGGGGATAAAGCAGCAAGAGGACGACTATTTAGGATAGCTTCGATTTGGCACATTATGgtagaaaattgtttataagAATAGGCAGTAATatgcaatttttcttaaatattgttttaaacttttaatgCCCGTCTCCCAAATTCCCCATATTCCCCCAAAACTTGGAATTCGTGTTGGAATAAACTTCCAGAAAATCCGATCATTTGCTAAATTTTGAACAATATATTGAGAATTATTTAGCAAAAACTCATACAAATTAGACAGTTCGTGTTCGGCCCCCCACAAAATTTGTCTCATTATCGTTAGCTCACTTTCCCCGTCTACTTGTAAATCTTCCAAACGTAGGCAAAAATGCGTCAGTAGTAAGCGAAGTCACTACTTCTAAGTGAATGCATTTAGTGCTTAAACAAATAAACAGACATAAATAACCCTTTATAATTTTGGCATTTCTGGTATTTCGATCTTTGATAGGGAAAGACGTCCTTTATAATCTATACCTACGTTCAGGAAACGGAAGTAACTTTCTTCTCAATATGACGGAAGATCGCCCATTAAATACTTCATCTTAATGGGATTTGCCTTAAAACAAACAATACATGATTTACAGATATTATGTCCAGCGATAGGTCAATATCTATTTCTAATGGAGCTTAGCAACATTTGGCTACCGCAATGCAATAACCTGAAATGTTCTTCTTTAACAATTAAATCTGTTAATATGTGAGATTTGGGTAATATAATCGGATGTTTTTTATCAGAGTTATATTTAGATTGTCTTAACCTACCCCCTACTTTTATAATGTCGTTCTCAAGAAATGGATTTAGATACCAAATCatacttttttttggtaaagatAAATAGTAACttgagaaataattaattttaatgcttGATGTTGTTCTATTGGATCTAAAAAATCCTTTggtttgacaaaattattaggAGGCAAATCTTCAAACTTCTTTATATATCTAATAAATCTCAAGATATAAGCCATTgttctttgaattttattaaaactcgaAAATTTAACTAAAAGGTCAGTATTGAAACATGATTCATAGAGAGATTACAAACCAATTTGTGATCTGGAATATCCATATCTTCTGGAATTTTATTCTGAAGATTAGCAGAGTAATCAggatataataaaaattcaggtCCATACCACCAtgaattatacaattttaaattatcaggtGTGGTACCTCTATATAATAAATCCGCAGGATTTTGACCCGATTCTATATAATACCATTCATCAATATTACTTAATGAATGAATATCGCTTATCCTATTAGCTACAAATGTTTTCCATTTAGAAACCTCTCCTTGTATTCAGTGAAGTACAATCATCGAATCAGTATAAAAATTGTCCAAGGAATCACAAGCCTTTTTCGCTAAATTAACCGCTAAAGTACTAGCACACAACTCCAGACGAGgtaaagtttgttttattttaatcggAGCTACTCGCGACTTAGCACATAATTAGTGCGAAGAAAGTTCTCCAGAGGAAAGCGTACATCTTATATATAAACATGCTCCATATGCTCTTTCACCAAAAGTGTGTAATTCTATAGTAACATAATTTGATAGACATACATATCGGGGAATATACAATTCATTTATAATAGGCAATTgtgttataaaattataaattttttatacagttCTTCAGGTACTTCGTCATCCCAATCTGGCTGAAGTTTCCAAAGATTTTGGATTATAAGCTTAGCGTTAATAGCGATAATAATTAGACCTATAAAGCCCAAGGCGTCAAAAATTCTACAAATATTGGACAAAATTACGTGTTTTGTGATTttgtttttgcaacattttaacTGGCCCTTCTGAAcaataagatattttaaaaacagtgccttaaatcataattttgcataggtaacttttttttccaaattaaatggagaatctaacagtggacttcttataaaaaaatattgcaccTCGCAGATTTCACACAAAAAAGAccaagtttattttattggaccTTCGTTggagaaatttttttatcaagtgTATCGACTAATATATTTTgagatagctttaaaaattgttaaggtaagttaaattatgtattatatttctaTTAGGAGGGGTTCAATAAATGTAGCTAAATGGTTATTGcatgtttctatttttttttactttttataacacTGATTTTTATGGTGATCTATAAATAGATCGCTGGGATAaacagagattttttttaaatttaatttctaaaaaatacttatattagatataaaaaaaatgtttttctgtaagatttttttttaatttcagatataaaAATGAGCAaacctaatatatttaaaaatctagaagaTGCAGTGCAGTACCTGTACTCAGAGCAAATAGATGCGGACATACTAGCGTTGCCACCCGATGTTGATGAGCTAACCGATGAGGAAGTATTTAACGATGAAGAAACTGGAATCCCTGTCTTAGAAGATATTGCTGGTTATGTAGAAATACAGATAAATGAAGATGACGAGAGCGAGGAAGAAGATAACTTACCATTAGCACGTCTACTccctgagaaaaaaaaagcaaaaattgaaaaactacaAAAACTTGAAACTAAATGGATCAAAACTGACCCTGAATATAATCTTCAAACAGCCGAATAGGATTTTTTACAAGCTGAGAATGATATGAAAGCTACATTGAAATACTCCTCTGCGGTAAACATATTTGAACACTTTTTCGATGATGAAATTTACAGAATGATAAGGGAACAAACTACTAACTATGCAGTTACCCAAAAGAATCGACATGAATTTACAATATCAAAAGATGATATAAggatttttattggttttttgatATTTAGTGGCTATCATACTTGTCACTATCTACTCATAGCATTTATCATCGTGAAAAATGCTATGAGTAGAAATGCCTacttggaaataaaataatgtattcaTTTTGTCGACAATACTAAAGCTAAAGACAAcacaaatgataaatattttaaaatacgaccattatttgaaaaagttaataataattttaaaaaatttaggaatttttcaaggaaatctGTCAATTGATGAAATGATTATTAGGTATTATGGTCGGCACTCgttaaaacaattcattagagCCAAGCCAATCCGTTTTGGCTATAAACTATGGGCAATGTGTGGCGAAGACGGATATTGCTTTTCTTTTTCACTTTATGCTggaaaagaagaaaatcaaCAAAAAGAGCCTTTGGGTACCAGGGTAGTT
The genomic region above belongs to Anthonomus grandis grandis chromosome 6, icAntGran1.3, whole genome shotgun sequence and contains:
- the LOC126737224 gene encoding beta-alanine-activating enzyme isoform X1; this translates as MEILKSGNVLKAHIAEKAAVIYCSSKGIIKEYSFKTVVDTAHQIKQFILKASQTPNPDNRECKYGCFGLLMNKSPLVPSLLICFQDLNSCFAFLTPNTLKDTVKLLNFQWIISTESSSLLNNHFSNEGTLDILPDESLILWRNLSKCQNEFFKDIFCVQYTSGTTGESKTVRIPVKCIESNVVSLNKHFKITSNDRIYWGTPVTFDPTLVELILGLSCGATLVMVSTLTQLNSTLLYQALFKVSSVTFLQMVPSIFLRWNKKQISQILLQSSLKVLALGGERFPQEILGFERHSDLRLYNLYGVTELSCWATIEDLSAYDFASEVPLGECLDEVFINIEHVDGNAGEIWIGSNTRYCLLSNEDATKTFPFKVQTGDLGEIKNGKVYFRGRKTRLVKRLGHKILLPKLEEQIFSETGLHSRLVYSYKRKKLLVFVILEEQFDKYKKSRVLDKMRVKLLQFLPEHACPDYFDVLTHFPVNKHGKICDKLLERIYDKAIVENIEGNCPPDKIFEDCLGIYLRTDLSNKDFQEYSFFELGGNSILAIQLLNAFEIRIGKEIPKELFNLLINDRIGSCLSYVSHHLGFKRKMYQEKSEDVNMKKIFKCEEHASQLDCIRWKYNLKGCVDSSPLAFQYSEKIYVACGSFAQVFAIISETEQNYATFSLLQEIEAKPSISDDGSMIYIGCNNGFLYAIDMKNKQVTWEYQTSQPVKCSALLSEGNLVFGSYSGDLYSLQQKNGAVNWQINLSGSIKADPIQDCLKQVYVGTTRGVCYCIKIEDGNILWTNTIEGPIFGTPCIVNDNSIWPCVTGKVYCILSSGIISWTVQAEGHIFSSLIPHYDQVFFNCLDSYLYKIETNQRGLSKHFQLKSETTSSPFLYNFKGKLFIVCVSNSGILTVIEGLSKKCIFNLQLPSQSFSTPYVKNENVYVGCRDNNLYCINIENCLKN
- the LOC126737224 gene encoding beta-alanine-activating enzyme isoform X2, whose translation is MEILKSGNVLKAHIAEKAAVIYCSSKGIIKEYSFKTVVDTAHQIKQFILKASQTPNPDNRECKYGCFGLLMNKSPLVPSLLICFQDLNSCFAFLTPNTLKDTVKLLNFQWIISTESSSLLNNHFSNEGTLDILPDESLILWRNLSKCQNEFFKDIFCVQYTSGTTGESKTVRIPVKCIESNVVSLNKHFKITSNDRIYWGTPVTFDPTLVELILGLSCGATLVMVSTLTQLNSTLLYQALFKVSSVTFLQMVPSIFLRWNKKQISQILLQSSLKVLALGGERFPQEILGFERHSDLRLYNLYGVTELSCWATIEDLSAYDFASEVPLGECLDEVFINIEHVDGNAGEIWIGSNTRYCLLSNEDATKTFPFKVQTGGNSILAIQLLNAFEIRIGKEIPKELFNLLINDRIGSCLSYVSHHLGFKRKMYQEKSEDVNMKKIFKCEEHASQLDCIRWKYNLKGCVDSSPLAFQYSEKIYVACGSFAQVFAIISETEQNYATFSLLQEIEAKPSISDDGSMIYIGCNNGFLYAIDMKNKQVTWEYQTSQPVKCSALLSEGNLVFGSYSGDLYSLQQKNGAVNWQINLSGSIKADPIQDCLKQVYVGTTRGVCYCIKIEDGNILWTNTIEGPIFGTPCIVNDNSIWPCVTGKVYCILSSGIISWTVQAEGHIFSSLIPHYDQVFFNCLDSYLYKIETNQRGLSKHFQLKSETTSSPFLYNFKGKLFIVCVSNSGILTVIEGLSKKCIFNLQLPSQSFSTPYVKNENVYVGCRDNNLYCINIENCLKN
- the LOC126737609 gene encoding uncharacterized protein LOC126737609, which produces MSKRFFDPLVEKDAEILRELAENDSNVLSDAEDSSEGEEDAVENQLESSDTEQEISSEDDEEVEEPVVNTILGKDKITRWKLQMPVQNVRTRSHNIVSHSPGVKGAARNARSVLACWSAFFDDDMLNLIISNSNKYISSKKDSYSRERDCKITNLSEIKAFIGLLYMAGFHRNSRLNTADLWAIDNSGIELFRIIMSRNRFHFIMQNVRLDDKETRNERKICGKLAPIRDLFKIFVEKCQQNYSVGEYVKVDEMLPPFRGKSLFRQYIPSKPSKYGIKILALIDSKMFYTANLEIYVGCNLKDLTNLTIVLYLW